The genomic region TCGTGTCCAGGAAGACCTATGGATACCTGACCTCTAATGCACTGTCTGCGCTGTACACAATAGTCAACATTGGGTGGTTCGGACTCAACGACTCCACCGGTGGGCTCATCGTCGCCTCACTACTTCATTCCTCTCCCGTGATATGGTACCTAGTTTTCGGGGCGATCCAGATAGTCCTCGTCCTGTACGGTGCAAGGATACTGGAGTACTTCTACAGGTACACGGCCTTCATTCTCGTGGTGTGTTACGCCGTTCTAACCTATTTCCTGATCAAGTATTTCCCCGTGAACCTGCAGGCCCTCCTCTCCTCGTCAAACGTGGATTGGGGCGCATCCATCGGCCTGGTCCTGGCATTCTCCCTCCTGTCCTGGACTTACAAGATCTCCACGGCAACCAGGTTCGCGAAACCCTACAAGGGGAGGAGTCTGTCCAACTTCGTGTCTGCCCCCCTAGGGATCATGGTCCCCGTCTACCTCATGGGCGTGCTCGGTTTCATCTCGCAGAAGACTGCAGGGAACTGGAACCTGCCCGCCGTCTCATTTCCCGTGGCTAGTTCGCTGGCCATAATCGTTGGAATAGCCTCAGTTGGGGCAGCCCTCGCAATCCTCCACACAAACGCGATGAACCTCTACCCTGCCGTGGCTGACCTCATTACGGCAATTCAGCCAGCACTCAAGAGGAAATGGGAACACCTGTCTCAGCCCGTCTCAACTGTTTTCATAGGCCTCGCGGGAGCGATTGCAGCGGTGCTTGGAATCCTTCAGAACGCGACGAATTTCCTGAACTTCGTGGGTGACATAATATTCCCGTACACCTTCATCGTCCTTCTAGACTGGTACCTCAGGCTGAGACCAAAAATGCAGGAGGGTAGCCTGGGGGTAAGGGACTTCTACCAGGTCCCCCGCGGACTCAGGGATAACGTGAACCTCTACTCCGTGCTTGCCACGGTGGTAGGGACAGCCCTCAACGTGGTTACCTTACCAGGGCTCACCACGCTGTACCTCTACTTCCCCCAGGACCTCTTCGGGTCGTTGATAGGGGCCCTCCTCTACTTCATCTTCCTGCGGCTGAACCTGGTGAGGTGAGTGGGAGGGATCTTCATAGCAGGGATGATCCACTTACCGCCCTTACCTGGGTCACCGAG from Metallosphaera sedula DSM 5348 harbors:
- a CDS encoding purine-cytosine permease family protein, encoding MEEKKQENPTEEVYMKRTGFEVIGVKPIPETSRYMTAPKVFIFWAMASASATTPLIGYLLENLGLVNLLLVFTISLAIGLVPAGLFSEMGRQFPVPALVVSRKTYGYLTSNALSALYTIVNIGWFGLNDSTGGLIVASLLHSSPVIWYLVFGAIQIVLVLYGARILEYFYRYTAFILVVCYAVLTYFLIKYFPVNLQALLSSSNVDWGASIGLVLAFSLLSWTYKISTATRFAKPYKGRSLSNFVSAPLGIMVPVYLMGVLGFISQKTAGNWNLPAVSFPVASSLAIIVGIASVGAALAILHTNAMNLYPAVADLITAIQPALKRKWEHLSQPVSTVFIGLAGAIAAVLGILQNATNFLNFVGDIIFPYTFIVLLDWYLRLRPKMQEGSLGVRDFYQVPRGLRDNVNLYSVLATVVGTALNVVTLPGLTTLYLYFPQDLFGSLIGALLYFIFLRLNLVR